CTATCTTTATCTATAGAAAAGGACGAAAGGGCGAAGGTTTATGAGCGAACAAGAGTCATACTACAAGAAAAAACAAGATCCCTCGTTGAAATTATTTGTCGTTTTAACGAAGGCACAGCGATCCGTAGCTGACCTGGTCAGAGATGATATCCAGCGTTATGGATTAAACCCGACAGAATTTGGGGTATTGGAACTGCTGTATCATGAAGGAGAACAGCCACTACAGAAAATTGGTGAGAAGATCCTTTTAGCCAGTGGCAGTATTACGTATGTCGTAGACAAGCTGGAAAAGAAGGAATATTTAGAACGGATTCCATGCCCGAACGACCGGCGGATTACGTTTGCTTCTATTACAGAAAAAGGCAGGGAGTTTTTGAACGACATCTTCCCGGATCATTGGAAGCAAATAGAACGGATTACCGGAGGATTAACGGACGAAGAAAAAGTACAAGCGATTGAACTGTTGAAAAAGCTTGGTAAAAACACAGAAGGAAATCAGGACTAGAGGATTTTCTGAAAATAGTTTATACTATAACTTAATTCTAAAGGCAAAGGAGGGTATGACGATGTTACAAATGCATGTGCTTGACTATCAATTAAACTATGTCCGCCGTGCAATTATTCACAATTCAGCTGTCGAATGGACACGTGTGTCCATTTTTACAGGTGAATAGTGAATAACATGTAACGTCTCATATCTGATTATACCAATGCGCAATGAAGTCAGAGGGTACGGGACCTCTGGCTTTTTTTGTCTTTAGGAGGAAAATAAAATGCTTATTACATTGAAAGATATATATAAAATTGTCGGCGGCAGAGTACTGTTCGAATGCCTTAACTTTGAATTGAATGAAGGGCAGAGAGTTGGGCTTGTCGGTCGGAACGGGAGTGGTAAATCCACTTTATTCCGCTTAATTACTAAAGAGGAATCCATCGACGGCGGGGATGTTTTCATCCGAAAACACTTGACTATTGGCTATTTAAAGCAAATTCCTGAAGAGTGGGAATCATCAGGTAGAGCTTACTTGGAAGCGGCTTTTGGAGAATTGCTGCAAATGAAGAATGATATGCAGAAGCTGGAAGAAAAGATGCTGGATCCTGAACAGATGGAACGATCCCTTAGGGAATACGGAGAAATTCAAGAACGATTTACTCAGGCAGGCGGTTATGAAATCGAATCATCCATCAGCCAAGTGGCTAATGGTCTGAAAGTTAAAGATCTCCTGGACCAGCCTTTCTCTCAGTTGAGCGGCGGTGAGAAAACAAAGCTTGGATTGGCTCGAATCCTACTGGAAAAGCCAGATGTGTTACTGCTGGACGAACCAACGAACCACTTGGATTTACAGGCCATCGAATGGCTTGAGGAATACTTGCAGCAGTATGACGGTTCTGTGTGCATGATTTCCCATGACCGTTCTTTTCTTAATCACACGGTTACCGATATTATGGATTTAGAATCTGGAGACATTCAAACTTATAAAGGAAACTATACCTCTTTTGAGAAGCAAAAAGAAGAGAAGCTGCTGGCAGAATTTCACCAGTATCAGGAACAGCAGAAAAAAATTAAAAAAATGAAAGAAGCGATCCGCCGCCTTAGACAATGGGCTAATGAAGCTAATCCAACAAACCCTAAATTATTTAAAAAGGCAAAGAGTATGGAGAAAGCCCTGGAGCGGATGGAAAAAATGGATAAACCGGTGGTTGATCCCAAAAAGATGAACCTTGCTCTCCAGGCAGAGGGAAGAACCGGTAAGGATATACTTGTCGCTGAAGGCGTCAAAAAAACTTATGGGGCTCGGACGATTTTGAATGGTGTTCATCTTCATTTAAGAAATCAGGATCGATTAGCTCTGGTGGGAGCGAATGGAAGCGGGAAGTCCACTTTACTGCGCTTATTACTCGGACAGGAAGAACCTGAAGAAGGATCAATCAAAACAGGACCGTCGATCAGGATAGGATACTTGCCTCAAAACCCATTAATGGGAGCGGATCGTGATCAGCGGATGATTGATTATTTTCGAAATTCGATCAGAGTGACGGAGGGAGAAGCTCGTCACATGCTTGCCGCTTTTATGTTCTACGGGTATGATGTTTTTCAAAAAATCCGTCATTTAAGCGGCGGAGAACAAATGCGGCTGAAGCTTGCGGTATTTATGCATAAAGGTATTAATGTATTGATATTGGATGAGCCAACCAACCATTTGGATATCGAGTCTCAGGAAGTACTTGAAGAGGCACTTAAAAAATTCGAAGGTACCGTACTAGGAGTGTCTCATGACCGGTATTTCTTAAATCAATGCTTTTCAGATACAGCTTATCTTTCAGGCGGGAAAATCTATAGATATATAGGTTCGTATGATGAAACCAGGAAGCACTGGATGGAACTGCTGGCTCAGCAGCAGATGAAATATGTTAGAAAAGAATCTTCTTCAAAGGCAGAGAAGCCAAGAAACCACCCACCTGACACCAAACAGAATTTTTCAGTCGAAGAGTCCATAGCAGATTTAGAGAAAGAAGTAACACGGCTTGAAAGTCAAATGGCAGAAGAGAGTAATGTAGAGGAATTAATGAATCTTCAGGTGGAAAAGGATCAGTTGAATGAAAAGATTGAGGAGCTTTATGAACAGTGGATGGAAGAATAAAGCATAGGTCCAAGATGGCTCGTAAGAAAGTCGGGATATGGAATAAAAAGGCCTTGAGCGCAGACGCTCGAGGCTTTTTTACAGCTTGAAAATGGGGATGATTCTTTAAAGCAGGGACGTGTGTTTTCGCTGGTCGTGTTTATGACGGCCGTAATAATCGATAAGTGTCTGCACATAAGACGTTAAGTCTGGGCAGGTAATGGAAGAACCCTGTAAGTCATTCTGAGCTTCAGTCGAGTCATATTCACTTTGGGTAAGGAAATAGTCCATCGCTTCTTTCTGAATGCCAAGTTTCTTTCTAATTGAACGAATCTGTAACCCTTGGTTGGCCACCGTTCCTGGAAGATTAAGCTTAGGACGGCGATTAAGATAGATATCGGAAAATAATTGGTAAATTTCTCGAGCTGTGTAAGGATCGGGGTCCGTTAAATGATACGTTTTTCCTTCGCTTTTCTGAATATGCACCAAATAAATACTGGCTTTAATTACATAATCCTGAGGTACTAAATTAACCTTTGCCTCTCCCTTTCCAAATTGAGGGATGACCGGCAGTGTACGGAAACGATCCAGCATGTTTAATACAAAG
The Halobacillus halophilus DSM 2266 DNA segment above includes these coding regions:
- a CDS encoding MarR family winged helix-turn-helix transcriptional regulator, producing the protein MSEQESYYKKKQDPSLKLFVVLTKAQRSVADLVRDDIQRYGLNPTEFGVLELLYHEGEQPLQKIGEKILLASGSITYVVDKLEKKEYLERIPCPNDRRITFASITEKGREFLNDIFPDHWKQIERITGGLTDEEKVQAIELLKKLGKNTEGNQD
- the abc-f gene encoding ribosomal protection-like ABC-F family protein, whose product is MLITLKDIYKIVGGRVLFECLNFELNEGQRVGLVGRNGSGKSTLFRLITKEESIDGGDVFIRKHLTIGYLKQIPEEWESSGRAYLEAAFGELLQMKNDMQKLEEKMLDPEQMERSLREYGEIQERFTQAGGYEIESSISQVANGLKVKDLLDQPFSQLSGGEKTKLGLARILLEKPDVLLLDEPTNHLDLQAIEWLEEYLQQYDGSVCMISHDRSFLNHTVTDIMDLESGDIQTYKGNYTSFEKQKEEKLLAEFHQYQEQQKKIKKMKEAIRRLRQWANEANPTNPKLFKKAKSMEKALERMEKMDKPVVDPKKMNLALQAEGRTGKDILVAEGVKKTYGARTILNGVHLHLRNQDRLALVGANGSGKSTLLRLLLGQEEPEEGSIKTGPSIRIGYLPQNPLMGADRDQRMIDYFRNSIRVTEGEARHMLAAFMFYGYDVFQKIRHLSGGEQMRLKLAVFMHKGINVLILDEPTNHLDIESQEVLEEALKKFEGTVLGVSHDRYFLNQCFSDTAYLSGGKIYRYIGSYDETRKHWMELLAQQQMKYVRKESSSKAEKPRNHPPDTKQNFSVEESIADLEKEVTRLESQMAEESNVEELMNLQVEKDQLNEKIEELYEQWMEE